In the genome of Raphanus sativus cultivar WK10039 chromosome 4, ASM80110v3, whole genome shotgun sequence, one region contains:
- the LOC108855872 gene encoding probable boron transporter 2 isoform X4 — translation MEETFVPFRGIKNDLEGRLRCYKQDWTGGFKAGFRILAPTTYIFFASAIPVISFGEQLERSTDGVLTAVQTLASTAICGIIHSIIGGQPLLILGVAEPTVIMYTFMFNFAKGRPELGRNLFLAWSGWVCVWTSLILFVLAICGACSIINRFTRVAGELFGLLIAMLFMQEAIKGLVDEFGSPKREDLKLLEFLPSWRFANGMFALVLSFGLLITALRSRKARSWRYGTGWLRSLIADYGVPLMVLVWTGVSYIPTGDVPKGIPRRLFSPNPWSPGAYENWTVVKEMLQVPVVYIIGAFIPATMIAVLYYFDHSVASQLAQQKEFNLRKPSSYHYDLLLLGFLTLICGLLGIPPSNGVIPQSPMHTKSLATLKYQLLRNRLVASARRSIRQNASLGQLYGNMQEVYNQMQTPLVYQQPQGLKELRESTIQATTFTGNLDAPVDETLFDIEKEIDDLLPIEVKEQRVSNLLQAVMVGGCVAAMPILKMIPTSVLWGYFAFMAIESLPGNQFWERILLLFTAPSRRFKVLEDNHATFVETVPFKTIAMFTIFQTTYLLICFGLTWIPIAGVMFPLMIMFLIPVRQYLLPRFFKGAHLQDLDAAEYEEAPALPFNLAEDEMGSTASYPCDSEILDEVITRSRGEFRHTCSPKVTSSTSTPVYHRNLSQVFSPRVNELRGGMVSPGLAGKGQNSPKPSPLNQSSSSQSK, via the exons ATGGAAGAGACTTTCGTTCCGTTTAGAGGTATCAAGAATGATCTCGAAGGAAGGCTAAGGTGCTACAAACAAGACTGGACCGGAGGATTCAAAGCAGGTTTCAG GATTCTTGCTCCCACCACATACATATTCTTCGCGTCTGCGATTCCTGTTATCTCATTCGGCGAACAGCTGGAGCGAAGCACTG ATGGAGTTCTTACGGCTGTTCAGACGCTGGCGTCTACAGCCATTTGCGGAATCATTCACTCCATTATCGGAGGCCAGCCTCTGCTGATACTCGGAGTTGCAGAGCCAACTGTGATCATGTACACATTCATGTTCAACTTTGCCAAAGGAAGACCTGAACTGGGACGCAACTTGTTCTTGGCTTGGTCTGGATG GGTTTGTGTTTGGACTTCGTTGATTCTGTTTGTGCTGGCTATATGTGGAGCTTGTTCAATAATCAACAGATTCACAAGAGTAGCTGGAGAGTTGTTTGGACTTCTTATAGCTATGCTCTTCATGCAAGAAGCCATCAAA GGACTAGTTGATGAGTTTGGCTCTCCAAAGAGGGAAGATCTGAAACTTCTGGAGTTCTTACCTTCATGGAGATTTGCAAACGGGATGTTTGCTTTGGTTCTCTCCTTTGGTCTTCTTATAACTGCACTAAGAAGCAGAAAAGCCAGATCCTGGAGATATGGAACTG GCTGGCTTAGAAGCTTAATAGCTGACTATGGTGTGCCACTCATGGTTCTTGTGTGGACCGGTGTCTCCTACATCCCAACAGGAGATGTTCCTAAAGGAATCCCTCGGCGACTTTTTAGCCCTAACCCTTGGTCCCCTGGTGCTTATGAGAACTGGACTGTTGTAAAG GAGATGCTTCAAGTTCCAGTAGTCTACATAATTGGTGCTTTTATTCCTGCAACAATGATTGCAGTTCTTTACTATTTTGACCATAGTGTAGCATCACAGCTTGCTCAGCAGAAAGAATTCAATTTGAGAAAACCATCTTCTTACCActatgatcttcttcttctagggTTTCTG ACCTTGATATGTGGCCTACTTGGAATCCCTCCATCAAATGGAGTCATTCCTCAATCACCAATGCATACCAAGAGCTTAGCAACACTCAAGTATCAG CTTCTTAGGAACAGACTAGTTGCATCTGCAAGGAGAAGCATTAGGCAGAATGCGAGTTTAGGACAGTTGTATGGTAACATGCAAGAGGTTTATAATCAAATGCAGACTCCACTAGTCTACCAGCAGCCTCAG GGTCTAAAAGAGCTGAGAGAATCAACAATCCAAGCGACGACATTCACAGGAAATCTAGATGCACCAGTTGATGAAACTCTCTTTGATATAGAGAAAGAAATAGATGATTTATTGCCCATTGAAGtcaaagaacagagagtaagCAACTTGCTTCAAGCAGTAATGGTTGGAGGATGTGTTGCAGCTATGCCTATCCTCAAAATGATCCCTACATCAGTTCTTTGGGGGTACTTCGCCTTCATGGCCATCGAGAGCTTACCTGGAAACCAGTTTTGGGAAAGAATCTTACTTCTCTTCACTGCACCAAGTCGAAGATTCAA GGTTCTTGAAGACAACCATGCTACATTTGTGGAAACTGTTCCATTCAAAACGATTGCAATGTTCACAATCTTCCAAACAACTTACCTTCTAATCTGCTTTGGCCTCACATGGATCCCAATAGCTGGAGTTATGTTCCCACTAATGATCATGTTTCTAATACCAGTAAGGCAATATTTACTCCCAAGATTCTTCAAAGGTGCTCATCTTCAGGACTTAGACGCGGCAGAGTATGAAGAAGCACCTGCTTTACCATTCAATCTCGCA GAAGATGAAATGGGATCAACAGCTTCTTATCCATGCGACTCTGAGATTCTTGATGAGGTTATTACAAGAAGTAGAGGAGAGTTTAGACACACTTGCAGTCCTAAAGTTACTAGTTCGACTTCAACGCCGGTTTATCATAGGAACCTGTCCCAAGTGTTTAGTCCTCGAGTTAATGAACTAAGGGGTGGCATGGTGAGTCCTGGTCTCGCCGGAAAAGGGCAAAATAGTCCAAAGCCAAGTCCTTTGAACCAATCTTCCTCGTCACAGTCGAAGTGA
- the LOC108855872 gene encoding probable boron transporter 2 isoform X3, which yields MEETFVPFRGIKNDLEGRLRCYKQDWTGGFKAGFRILAPTTYIFFASAIPVISFGEQLERSTDGVLTAVQTLASTAICGIIHSIIGGQPLLILGVAEPTVIMYTFMFNFAKGRPELGRNLFLAWSGWVCVWTSLILFVLAICGACSIINRFTRVAGELFGLLIAMLFMQEAIKGLVDEFGSPKREDLKLLEFLPSWRFANGMFALVLSFGLLITALRSRKARSWRYGTGWLRSLIADYGVPLMVLVWTGVSYIPTGDVPKGIPRRLFSPNPWSPGAYENWTVVKEMLQVPVVYIIGAFIPATMIAVLYYFDHSVASQLAQQKEFNLRKPSSYHYDLLLLGFLTLICGLLGIPPSNGVIPQSPMHTKSLATLKYQLLRNRLVASARRSIRQNASLGQLYGNMQEVYNQMQTPLVYQQPQGLKELRESTIQATTFTGNLDAPVDETLFDIEKEIDDLLPIEVKEQRVSNLLQAVMVGGCVAAMPILKMIPTSVLWGYFAFMAIESLPGNQFWERILLLFTAPSRRFKVLEDNHATFVETVPFKTIAMFTIFQTTYLLICFGLTWIPIAGVMFPLMIMFLIPVRQYLLPRFFKGAHLQDLDAAEYEEAPALPFNLAQEDEMGSTASYPCDSEILDEVITRSRGEFRHTCSPKVTSSTSTPVYHRNLSQVFSPRVNELRGGMVSPGLAGKGQNSPKPSPLNQSSSSQSK from the exons ATGGAAGAGACTTTCGTTCCGTTTAGAGGTATCAAGAATGATCTCGAAGGAAGGCTAAGGTGCTACAAACAAGACTGGACCGGAGGATTCAAAGCAGGTTTCAG GATTCTTGCTCCCACCACATACATATTCTTCGCGTCTGCGATTCCTGTTATCTCATTCGGCGAACAGCTGGAGCGAAGCACTG ATGGAGTTCTTACGGCTGTTCAGACGCTGGCGTCTACAGCCATTTGCGGAATCATTCACTCCATTATCGGAGGCCAGCCTCTGCTGATACTCGGAGTTGCAGAGCCAACTGTGATCATGTACACATTCATGTTCAACTTTGCCAAAGGAAGACCTGAACTGGGACGCAACTTGTTCTTGGCTTGGTCTGGATG GGTTTGTGTTTGGACTTCGTTGATTCTGTTTGTGCTGGCTATATGTGGAGCTTGTTCAATAATCAACAGATTCACAAGAGTAGCTGGAGAGTTGTTTGGACTTCTTATAGCTATGCTCTTCATGCAAGAAGCCATCAAA GGACTAGTTGATGAGTTTGGCTCTCCAAAGAGGGAAGATCTGAAACTTCTGGAGTTCTTACCTTCATGGAGATTTGCAAACGGGATGTTTGCTTTGGTTCTCTCCTTTGGTCTTCTTATAACTGCACTAAGAAGCAGAAAAGCCAGATCCTGGAGATATGGAACTG GCTGGCTTAGAAGCTTAATAGCTGACTATGGTGTGCCACTCATGGTTCTTGTGTGGACCGGTGTCTCCTACATCCCAACAGGAGATGTTCCTAAAGGAATCCCTCGGCGACTTTTTAGCCCTAACCCTTGGTCCCCTGGTGCTTATGAGAACTGGACTGTTGTAAAG GAGATGCTTCAAGTTCCAGTAGTCTACATAATTGGTGCTTTTATTCCTGCAACAATGATTGCAGTTCTTTACTATTTTGACCATAGTGTAGCATCACAGCTTGCTCAGCAGAAAGAATTCAATTTGAGAAAACCATCTTCTTACCActatgatcttcttcttctagggTTTCTG ACCTTGATATGTGGCCTACTTGGAATCCCTCCATCAAATGGAGTCATTCCTCAATCACCAATGCATACCAAGAGCTTAGCAACACTCAAGTATCAG CTTCTTAGGAACAGACTAGTTGCATCTGCAAGGAGAAGCATTAGGCAGAATGCGAGTTTAGGACAGTTGTATGGTAACATGCAAGAGGTTTATAATCAAATGCAGACTCCACTAGTCTACCAGCAGCCTCAG GGTCTAAAAGAGCTGAGAGAATCAACAATCCAAGCGACGACATTCACAGGAAATCTAGATGCACCAGTTGATGAAACTCTCTTTGATATAGAGAAAGAAATAGATGATTTATTGCCCATTGAAGtcaaagaacagagagtaagCAACTTGCTTCAAGCAGTAATGGTTGGAGGATGTGTTGCAGCTATGCCTATCCTCAAAATGATCCCTACATCAGTTCTTTGGGGGTACTTCGCCTTCATGGCCATCGAGAGCTTACCTGGAAACCAGTTTTGGGAAAGAATCTTACTTCTCTTCACTGCACCAAGTCGAAGATTCAA GGTTCTTGAAGACAACCATGCTACATTTGTGGAAACTGTTCCATTCAAAACGATTGCAATGTTCACAATCTTCCAAACAACTTACCTTCTAATCTGCTTTGGCCTCACATGGATCCCAATAGCTGGAGTTATGTTCCCACTAATGATCATGTTTCTAATACCAGTAAGGCAATATTTACTCCCAAGATTCTTCAAAGGTGCTCATCTTCAGGACTTAGACGCGGCAGAGTATGAAGAAGCACCTGCTTTACCATTCAATCTCGCA caGGAAGATGAAATGGGATCAACAGCTTCTTATCCATGCGACTCTGAGATTCTTGATGAGGTTATTACAAGAAGTAGAGGAGAGTTTAGACACACTTGCAGTCCTAAAGTTACTAGTTCGACTTCAACGCCGGTTTATCATAGGAACCTGTCCCAAGTGTTTAGTCCTCGAGTTAATGAACTAAGGGGTGGCATGGTGAGTCCTGGTCTCGCCGGAAAAGGGCAAAATAGTCCAAAGCCAAGTCCTTTGAACCAATCTTCCTCGTCACAGTCGAAGTGA
- the LOC108855872 gene encoding probable boron transporter 2 isoform X1 encodes MEETFVPFRGIKNDLEGRLRCYKQDWTGGFKAGFRILAPTTYIFFASAIPVISFGEQLERSTDGVLTAVQTLASTAICGIIHSIIGGQPLLILGVAEPTVIMYTFMFNFAKGRPELGRNLFLAWSGWVCVWTSLILFVLAICGACSIINRFTRVAGELFGLLIAMLFMQEAIKGLVDEFGSPKREDLKLLEFLPSWRFANGMFALVLSFGLLITALRSRKARSWRYGTGWLRSLIADYGVPLMVLVWTGVSYIPTGDVPKGIPRRLFSPNPWSPGAYENWTVVKEMLQVPVVYIIGAFIPATMIAVLYYFDHSVASQLAQQKEFNLRKPSSYHYDLLLLGFLTLICGLLGIPPSNGVIPQSPMHTKSLATLKYQLLRNRLVASARRSIRQNASLGQLYGNMQEVYNQMQTPLVYQQPQGLKELRESTIQATTFTGNLDAPVDETLFDIEKEIDDLLPIEVKEQRVSNLLQAVMVGGCVAAMPILKMIPTSVLWGYFAFMAIESLPGNQFWERILLLFTAPSRRFKVLEDNHATFVETVPFKTIAMFTIFQTTYLLICFGLTWIPIAGVMFPLMIMFLIPVRQYLLPRFFKGAHLQDLDAAEYEEAPALPFNLAVGQEDEMGSTASYPCDSEILDEVITRSRGEFRHTCSPKVTSSTSTPVYHRNLSQVFSPRVNELRGGMVSPGLAGKGQNSPKPSPLNQSSSSQSK; translated from the exons ATGGAAGAGACTTTCGTTCCGTTTAGAGGTATCAAGAATGATCTCGAAGGAAGGCTAAGGTGCTACAAACAAGACTGGACCGGAGGATTCAAAGCAGGTTTCAG GATTCTTGCTCCCACCACATACATATTCTTCGCGTCTGCGATTCCTGTTATCTCATTCGGCGAACAGCTGGAGCGAAGCACTG ATGGAGTTCTTACGGCTGTTCAGACGCTGGCGTCTACAGCCATTTGCGGAATCATTCACTCCATTATCGGAGGCCAGCCTCTGCTGATACTCGGAGTTGCAGAGCCAACTGTGATCATGTACACATTCATGTTCAACTTTGCCAAAGGAAGACCTGAACTGGGACGCAACTTGTTCTTGGCTTGGTCTGGATG GGTTTGTGTTTGGACTTCGTTGATTCTGTTTGTGCTGGCTATATGTGGAGCTTGTTCAATAATCAACAGATTCACAAGAGTAGCTGGAGAGTTGTTTGGACTTCTTATAGCTATGCTCTTCATGCAAGAAGCCATCAAA GGACTAGTTGATGAGTTTGGCTCTCCAAAGAGGGAAGATCTGAAACTTCTGGAGTTCTTACCTTCATGGAGATTTGCAAACGGGATGTTTGCTTTGGTTCTCTCCTTTGGTCTTCTTATAACTGCACTAAGAAGCAGAAAAGCCAGATCCTGGAGATATGGAACTG GCTGGCTTAGAAGCTTAATAGCTGACTATGGTGTGCCACTCATGGTTCTTGTGTGGACCGGTGTCTCCTACATCCCAACAGGAGATGTTCCTAAAGGAATCCCTCGGCGACTTTTTAGCCCTAACCCTTGGTCCCCTGGTGCTTATGAGAACTGGACTGTTGTAAAG GAGATGCTTCAAGTTCCAGTAGTCTACATAATTGGTGCTTTTATTCCTGCAACAATGATTGCAGTTCTTTACTATTTTGACCATAGTGTAGCATCACAGCTTGCTCAGCAGAAAGAATTCAATTTGAGAAAACCATCTTCTTACCActatgatcttcttcttctagggTTTCTG ACCTTGATATGTGGCCTACTTGGAATCCCTCCATCAAATGGAGTCATTCCTCAATCACCAATGCATACCAAGAGCTTAGCAACACTCAAGTATCAG CTTCTTAGGAACAGACTAGTTGCATCTGCAAGGAGAAGCATTAGGCAGAATGCGAGTTTAGGACAGTTGTATGGTAACATGCAAGAGGTTTATAATCAAATGCAGACTCCACTAGTCTACCAGCAGCCTCAG GGTCTAAAAGAGCTGAGAGAATCAACAATCCAAGCGACGACATTCACAGGAAATCTAGATGCACCAGTTGATGAAACTCTCTTTGATATAGAGAAAGAAATAGATGATTTATTGCCCATTGAAGtcaaagaacagagagtaagCAACTTGCTTCAAGCAGTAATGGTTGGAGGATGTGTTGCAGCTATGCCTATCCTCAAAATGATCCCTACATCAGTTCTTTGGGGGTACTTCGCCTTCATGGCCATCGAGAGCTTACCTGGAAACCAGTTTTGGGAAAGAATCTTACTTCTCTTCACTGCACCAAGTCGAAGATTCAA GGTTCTTGAAGACAACCATGCTACATTTGTGGAAACTGTTCCATTCAAAACGATTGCAATGTTCACAATCTTCCAAACAACTTACCTTCTAATCTGCTTTGGCCTCACATGGATCCCAATAGCTGGAGTTATGTTCCCACTAATGATCATGTTTCTAATACCAGTAAGGCAATATTTACTCCCAAGATTCTTCAAAGGTGCTCATCTTCAGGACTTAGACGCGGCAGAGTATGAAGAAGCACCTGCTTTACCATTCAATCTCGCAGTAGGg caGGAAGATGAAATGGGATCAACAGCTTCTTATCCATGCGACTCTGAGATTCTTGATGAGGTTATTACAAGAAGTAGAGGAGAGTTTAGACACACTTGCAGTCCTAAAGTTACTAGTTCGACTTCAACGCCGGTTTATCATAGGAACCTGTCCCAAGTGTTTAGTCCTCGAGTTAATGAACTAAGGGGTGGCATGGTGAGTCCTGGTCTCGCCGGAAAAGGGCAAAATAGTCCAAAGCCAAGTCCTTTGAACCAATCTTCCTCGTCACAGTCGAAGTGA
- the LOC108851287 gene encoding LOW QUALITY PROTEIN: probable protein phosphatase 2C 49 (The sequence of the model RefSeq protein was modified relative to this genomic sequence to represent the inferred CDS: inserted 1 base in 1 codon) yields the protein MCSILVSRFMFRPYGQEATLIDIGPKRNMEDEHICVDDLSSQLNCLSELPNPTAFYAVFDGHGGSEAATYVKQNAIRXNANAGDCRAVLCRKGRAIELSHDHTPINPLERRRVEECGGVIEDGYLNGELSVTRALGDWDMKRTPHGSSSSKSPLISEPEIKQISLTEEDEFLVMGCDGIWDVLTSQEAVSIVKRGLNRHDDPARCARELVMEALRLNTFDNLTAVVVSFATTVVPLEKKKKQCFSLTPEALRSLRSLLDG from the exons ATGTGTTCGATTCTAGTGTCCCGGTTTATGTTCCGACCATACGGTCAGGAAGCTACGCTGATAGATATAGGGCCAAAGAGAAACATGGAAGACGAACACATTTGCGTAGATGATCTATCCTCCCAACTTAATTGTCTTTCCGAATTGCCAAATCCTACTGCTTTCTATGCG gtatTTGACGGTCACGGAGGATCAGAAGCAGCAACGTATGTAAAACAAAACGCCATCA CAAATGCAAATGCTGGAGACTGCCGAGCGGTTCTTTGCAGAAAAGGCAGAGCCATAGAGTTGTCTCACGACCATACACCCATCAATCCACTAGAGAGAAGGAGAGTTGAAGAATGTGGAGGTGTCATCGAAGACGGTTACTTAAACGGAGAGCTATCCGTGACGCGAGCTCTCGGCGACTGGGACATGAAACGCACACCGCacggctcctcctcctctaagTCTCCGCTTATCTCCGAACCTGAGATCAAGCAGATAAGTTTAACGGAAGAGGACGAGTTTCTTGTGATGGGGTGCGACGGGATTTGGGATGTGTTGACGAGCCAAGAAGCGGTTAGCATCGTGAAGCGGGGATTGAACAGGCACGACGATCCAGCGAGATGCGCGAGGGAGCTTGTGATGGAGGCGCTGAGGCTGAACACGTTTGATAACTTAACAGCTGTTGTGGTAAGCTTTGCGACGACGGTGGTTccgttggagaagaagaagaaacagtgTTTTAGCCTTACACCGGAGGCTTTACGTAGCTTGAGGAGTCTGTTGGATGGCTGA
- the LOC130511792 gene encoding SUMO-conjugating enzyme SCE1-like produces MSGGIARGRLTEERKAWRKNHPHAFVAKPETCSDGTNNLMIWQCIIPGKSGTDWEGGFYPLTLNFSEDYPSKPPKCKFPQGFFHPNVYPSGTVCLSILNEDYGWRPAITVKQILVGIQDLLDEPNPNDPAQTEGYQLFVQDKNEYKRRVKQQAKQYPPTI; encoded by the exons ATGTCGGGAGGAATAGCACGTGGTCGACTCACAGAGGAACGAAAAGCGTGGCGTAAGAACCATCCTCAT GCTTTTGTTGCCAAGCCGGAGACTTGTTCAGATGGAACAAATAACCTAATGATCTGGCAGTGCATCATCCCTGGCAAATCTGGG ACTGATTGGGAAGGTGGGTTTTATCCACTGACACTCAATTTCTCGGAGGACTACCCAAGCAAACCTCCAAAGTGCAAGTTTCCTCAAggcttctttcatcctaatgtCTATCCTTCTGGAACTGTTTGCCTCTCTATTCTCAATGAAGATTAT GGATGGAGACCAGCCATCACTGTGAAGCAAATCTTGGTTGGTATTCAGGACTTGCTCGATGAACCAAACCCAAATGACCCTGCACAGACTGAAGGATACCAGCTCTTTGTCCAG GATAAGAATGAATACAAGAGAAGGGTGAAACAACAGGCTAAACAGTACCCACCAACTATTTGA
- the LOC108855872 gene encoding probable boron transporter 2 isoform X2 produces the protein MEETFVPFRGIKNDLEGRLRCYKQDWTGGFKAGFRILAPTTYIFFASAIPVISFGEQLERSTDGVLTAVQTLASTAICGIIHSIIGGQPLLILGVAEPTVIMYTFMFNFAKGRPELGRNLFLAWSGWVCVWTSLILFVLAICGACSIINRFTRVAGELFGLLIAMLFMQEAIKGLVDEFGSPKREDLKLLEFLPSWRFANGMFALVLSFGLLITALRSRKARSWRYGTGWLRSLIADYGVPLMVLVWTGVSYIPTGDVPKGIPRRLFSPNPWSPGAYENWTVVKEMLQVPVVYIIGAFIPATMIAVLYYFDHSVASQLAQQKEFNLRKPSSYHYDLLLLGFLTLICGLLGIPPSNGVIPQSPMHTKSLATLKYQLLRNRLVASARRSIRQNASLGQLYGNMQEVYNQMQTPLVYQQPQGLKELRESTIQATTFTGNLDAPVDETLFDIEKEIDDLLPIEVKEQRVSNLLQAVMVGGCVAAMPILKMIPTSVLWGYFAFMAIESLPGNQFWERILLLFTAPSRRFKVLEDNHATFVETVPFKTIAMFTIFQTTYLLICFGLTWIPIAGVMFPLMIMFLIPVRQYLLPRFFKGAHLQDLDAAEYEEAPALPFNLAVGEDEMGSTASYPCDSEILDEVITRSRGEFRHTCSPKVTSSTSTPVYHRNLSQVFSPRVNELRGGMVSPGLAGKGQNSPKPSPLNQSSSSQSK, from the exons ATGGAAGAGACTTTCGTTCCGTTTAGAGGTATCAAGAATGATCTCGAAGGAAGGCTAAGGTGCTACAAACAAGACTGGACCGGAGGATTCAAAGCAGGTTTCAG GATTCTTGCTCCCACCACATACATATTCTTCGCGTCTGCGATTCCTGTTATCTCATTCGGCGAACAGCTGGAGCGAAGCACTG ATGGAGTTCTTACGGCTGTTCAGACGCTGGCGTCTACAGCCATTTGCGGAATCATTCACTCCATTATCGGAGGCCAGCCTCTGCTGATACTCGGAGTTGCAGAGCCAACTGTGATCATGTACACATTCATGTTCAACTTTGCCAAAGGAAGACCTGAACTGGGACGCAACTTGTTCTTGGCTTGGTCTGGATG GGTTTGTGTTTGGACTTCGTTGATTCTGTTTGTGCTGGCTATATGTGGAGCTTGTTCAATAATCAACAGATTCACAAGAGTAGCTGGAGAGTTGTTTGGACTTCTTATAGCTATGCTCTTCATGCAAGAAGCCATCAAA GGACTAGTTGATGAGTTTGGCTCTCCAAAGAGGGAAGATCTGAAACTTCTGGAGTTCTTACCTTCATGGAGATTTGCAAACGGGATGTTTGCTTTGGTTCTCTCCTTTGGTCTTCTTATAACTGCACTAAGAAGCAGAAAAGCCAGATCCTGGAGATATGGAACTG GCTGGCTTAGAAGCTTAATAGCTGACTATGGTGTGCCACTCATGGTTCTTGTGTGGACCGGTGTCTCCTACATCCCAACAGGAGATGTTCCTAAAGGAATCCCTCGGCGACTTTTTAGCCCTAACCCTTGGTCCCCTGGTGCTTATGAGAACTGGACTGTTGTAAAG GAGATGCTTCAAGTTCCAGTAGTCTACATAATTGGTGCTTTTATTCCTGCAACAATGATTGCAGTTCTTTACTATTTTGACCATAGTGTAGCATCACAGCTTGCTCAGCAGAAAGAATTCAATTTGAGAAAACCATCTTCTTACCActatgatcttcttcttctagggTTTCTG ACCTTGATATGTGGCCTACTTGGAATCCCTCCATCAAATGGAGTCATTCCTCAATCACCAATGCATACCAAGAGCTTAGCAACACTCAAGTATCAG CTTCTTAGGAACAGACTAGTTGCATCTGCAAGGAGAAGCATTAGGCAGAATGCGAGTTTAGGACAGTTGTATGGTAACATGCAAGAGGTTTATAATCAAATGCAGACTCCACTAGTCTACCAGCAGCCTCAG GGTCTAAAAGAGCTGAGAGAATCAACAATCCAAGCGACGACATTCACAGGAAATCTAGATGCACCAGTTGATGAAACTCTCTTTGATATAGAGAAAGAAATAGATGATTTATTGCCCATTGAAGtcaaagaacagagagtaagCAACTTGCTTCAAGCAGTAATGGTTGGAGGATGTGTTGCAGCTATGCCTATCCTCAAAATGATCCCTACATCAGTTCTTTGGGGGTACTTCGCCTTCATGGCCATCGAGAGCTTACCTGGAAACCAGTTTTGGGAAAGAATCTTACTTCTCTTCACTGCACCAAGTCGAAGATTCAA GGTTCTTGAAGACAACCATGCTACATTTGTGGAAACTGTTCCATTCAAAACGATTGCAATGTTCACAATCTTCCAAACAACTTACCTTCTAATCTGCTTTGGCCTCACATGGATCCCAATAGCTGGAGTTATGTTCCCACTAATGATCATGTTTCTAATACCAGTAAGGCAATATTTACTCCCAAGATTCTTCAAAGGTGCTCATCTTCAGGACTTAGACGCGGCAGAGTATGAAGAAGCACCTGCTTTACCATTCAATCTCGCAGTAGGg GAAGATGAAATGGGATCAACAGCTTCTTATCCATGCGACTCTGAGATTCTTGATGAGGTTATTACAAGAAGTAGAGGAGAGTTTAGACACACTTGCAGTCCTAAAGTTACTAGTTCGACTTCAACGCCGGTTTATCATAGGAACCTGTCCCAAGTGTTTAGTCCTCGAGTTAATGAACTAAGGGGTGGCATGGTGAGTCCTGGTCTCGCCGGAAAAGGGCAAAATAGTCCAAAGCCAAGTCCTTTGAACCAATCTTCCTCGTCACAGTCGAAGTGA
- the LOC108855886 gene encoding ADP-ribosylation factor 1 produces the protein MGLSFGKLFSRLFAKKEMRILMVGLDAAGKTTILYKLKLGEIVTTIPTIGFNVETVEYKNISFTVWDVGGQDKIRPLWRHYFQNTQGLIFVVDSNDRDRVVEARDELHRMLNEDELRDAVLLVFANKQDLPNAMNAAEITDKLGLHSLRQRHWYIQSTCATSGEGLYEGLDWLSNNIANKA, from the exons ATGGGGCTGTCCTTTGGGAAGTTGTTCAGTAGACTGTTTGCAAAGAAAGAGATGCGTATCCTCATGGTTGGTCTCGATGCTGCTGGTAAGACTACCATCTTGTACAAGCTCAAGCTTGGCGAGATCGTCACCACCATTCCAACCATTG GTTTCAATGTGGAGACTGTGGAGTACAAGAACATCAGCTTCACCGTCTGGGATGTCGGGGGTCAGGACAAG ATTCGTCCATTGTGGAGGCACTACTTCCAGAACACGCAAGGGCTCATCTTCGTGGTGGACAGCAATGACCGTGACCGTGTTGTCGAAGCTAGAGACGAGCTTCACAGAATGCTCAACGAA GATGAGTTGAGAGATGCAGTGCTTCTGGTCTTTGCTAACAAGCAAGATCTTCCAAACGCCATGAACGCCGCTGAGATTACTGACAAACTTGGCCTTCACTCTCTCCGTCAACGTCACTG GTACATACAGAGCACATGTGCTACCTCAGGAGAAGGGCTCTATGAAGGACTTGATTGGCTCTCCAACAACATCGCTAACAAG GCTTAG